One part of the Ursus arctos isolate Adak ecotype North America unplaced genomic scaffold, UrsArc2.0 scaffold_16, whole genome shotgun sequence genome encodes these proteins:
- the NSFL1C gene encoding NSFL1 cofactor p47 produces the protein MAAERQDALREFVAVTGAEEDRARFFLESAGWDLQIALASFYEDGGDEDIVTISQATPSSVSRGTAPSDNRVTSFRDLIHDQDEEEEEEEGQRFYAGGSERSGQQIVGPPRKKSPNELVDDLFKGAKEHGAVAVERVTKSPGETSKPRPFAGGGYRLGAAPEEESAYVAGERRRHSGQDVHVVLKLWKSGFSLDNGELRSYQDPSNAQFLESIRRGEVPAELRRLAHGGQVNLDMEDHRDEDFVKPKGTFKAFTGEGQKLGSTAPQVLNTGSPAQQAENEAKASSSVSIDESQPTTNIQIRLADGGRLVQKFNHSHRISDIRLFIVDARPAMAATSFVLMTTFPNKELADESQTLKEANLLNAVIVQRLT, from the exons ATGGCGGCGGAGCGACAGGACGCGCTGAGGGAGTTCGTGGCGGTGACTGGGGCCGAGGAGGACCGGGCCCGCTTCTTCCTCGAGTCGGCCGGCTGGGACCTGCAG ATCGCCCTAGCGAGCTTTTATGAGGATGGAGGGGACGAAGACATTGTGACCATTTCGCAGGCAACCCCCAGTTCAGTGTCCAGAGGCACAGCCCCCAG CGATAATAGGGTGACATCCTTCAGAGACCTCATTCATGACcaagacgaggaggaggaggaggaagagggccaGAG GTTTTATGCCGGGGGCTCAGAGAGAAGTGGACAGCAGATTGTCGGCCCTCCCAGGAAGAAAAGTCCCAACGAGCTGGTGGATGATCTCTTTAAAGGTGCCAAGGAACACGGAGCTGTAGCTGTGGAGCGAGTGACCAAGAGCCCTGGAGAAACCAGTAAACCAAGA CCATTTGCAGGGGGTGGCTATCGCCTTGGTGCAGCACCGGAGGAAGAGTCTGCCTACGTGGCAGGAGAACGGAGGCGGCATTCTGGCCAGGAT GTTCATGTAGTGTTGAAGCTCTGGAAGAGTGGGTTCAGCCTGGACAATGGTGAACTCAGAAGCTACCAAGACCCATCCAATGCCCAGTTTCTGGAGTCTATCCGCAGAGG GGAAGTGCCAGCAGAGCTTCGGAGGTTAGCTCACGGTGGGCAGGTGAATTTGGACATGGAAGACCATCGGGATGAGGATTTTGTGAAGCCTAAGGGAACCTTCAAAGCCTTCACTGGTGAGGGTCAGAAGCTGGGCAG CACGGCCCCCCAGGTGTTAAATACCGGCTCTCCAGCCCAACAGGCAGAAAACGAAGCCAAAGCCAGCTCTTCCGTCTCAATCGACGAGTCACAGCCCACCACAAACATCCAAATACGGCTCGCTGACGGCGGGAGGCTGGTGCAGAAGTTTAACCACAGCCACAG GATCAGCGACATCCGACTCTTCATCGTGGACGCCCGGCCGGCCATGGCTGCCACCAGCTTTGTCCTCATGACTACCTTCCCGAACAAAGAGCTGGCTGACGAGAGCCAGACCCTGAAGGAAGCCAACCTGCTCAACGCCGTCATCGTGCAGCGGTTAACATAA